The stretch of DNA GCATCGAGATCCGCCCGTTGCAGGAGCGCCACCAGTGCAGAAGCGAGCGACGCCGGATCCGCCGGCTCGAAGAGCGTGCCGACGCTCTCATCCACGATCTCCGGCAGACCCCCGACACACGAGGCGGCCACGGGGACGCCACAGCTCATGGCCTCCAGGGCCGCCACACTCGTCGCCTCCATCAGCGATGGCAGCACCGCGACGTCGGCATCCGCCAGCAGGGCCGGCATCTCCTCGTTGGCACGGCGACCGAGGAACCTCACACTGTCGCTCACACCGAGCTCGCCCGCCAGCCGCTCCAGGCGCTCGCGCTCCGGCCCGTCTCCCACCAGCACCGCATCGACGTTCATCTGCGCGCGGATCAGCGGCACCGCCCTGATGAAATACTCGACACCGTTCTTCTCGAAGAGGCGCCGCGGCACAATGATGCGCGGACGCTCGCGGCGGCGCAGCCCGCCCGCGTCCGGGGCGAACAGCTCGGTGTCCACTCCGTTCGTCAGCGCTTCCGCCCGCGGATGCCGATAGAGCTCCAGCGCGACATCGCGGATCTCCTCGCTCGCGGCCAGCAGCCAGTCGGCCGATTTCACGATGCGACGCAGCACCGGCCGCCACGCCGGTTTCTTCGCCAGCTTCAGGAAGTGCGATGTGTGCAGCGTGATGACCAGAGGATGCCCGAATCTTCGCCTCGCCCGCATGCCCGGGAGCGCCGATGCGAACGTCTGCGCATGCAGTATGTCGGCGTGGCGGGCCAGCCGCATGTAGTGCGGTACCGTCGCCAGCGTATGCGCCGCCCAGCCGGCCGGCGTCCGCTTCCGCGGGAACCACTTCCGCACCACTTCCACACCGCCGAGGTTGTCGCGCGCACGCAGCCCCGGCTGTGACAGAGACGTCATCATCGTCACATGATGGCCCATGCGCACCAGCTCGCGACAGAGATAGTACGCATGGCTCTCGAGCCCGCCTACTTCCGGCGGGAAGTATATGCACTGCTGGAGAATCCTCACGGCTGCCAGTCCTGCATGGTCCGGGGCGCACCCGTCAGCGTGTGAACCACGATATCGGCGATTCGCTCCCCCGCCCTGCCATCGCCGTAAGGACTGGAGATCGTCCCGGGCTGCGCTCCCCGCAGGATCTCCGACGCCGCCGCAACGATACGGGTGCGGTCCGTTCCGACCAGCTGCGCGATACCGGCCTCCACGGCCTCGGGCCGTTCGGTGACCTCACGCAGCACGAGAACCGGTGTGCCGAAGCTGGGCGCCTCCTCCTGGATGCCCCCCGAATCCGTGATCACGAGCGCCGCATGGCGCAGCGCGTACACGAGGTCGAGATAATCGAACGGGGCCGTCAGGCGTATGCGCGGATGGCTGCCCAGCAACTCATCGGCGGCACTGCGGACGTTCGG from Longimicrobiales bacterium encodes:
- a CDS encoding glycosyltransferase family 4 protein, which produces MRILQQCIYFPPEVGGLESHAYYLCRELVRMGHHVTMMTSLSQPGLRARDNLGGVEVVRKWFPRKRTPAGWAAHTLATVPHYMRLARHADILHAQTFASALPGMRARRRFGHPLVITLHTSHFLKLAKKPAWRPVLRRIVKSADWLLAASEEIRDVALELYRHPRAEALTNGVDTELFAPDAGGLRRRERPRIIVPRRLFEKNGVEYFIRAVPLIRAQMNVDAVLVGDGPERERLERLAGELGVSDSVRFLGRRANEEMPALLADADVAVLPSLMEATSVAALEAMSCGVPVAASCVGGLPEIVDESVGTLFEPADPASLASALVALLQRADLDAVGRQARQRVVQSWSVARLARRHEEIYETLLRERR